A single genomic interval of Hoplias malabaricus isolate fHopMal1 chromosome 7, fHopMal1.hap1, whole genome shotgun sequence harbors:
- the LOC136701495 gene encoding golgin subfamily A member 6-like protein 25, with amino-acid sequence MLLCCFRTEIEDDKSNHEPHLKTKSSKKEKRKNKKRWWWRNVEERDKRMEEVEVKEVKMKEEHEARAKEKYTMEEEKVLEEEDKVELIVKGLDKFMDEIKRLRMKVREKEVEKVMEEKKEDVLEEVKLVEEKMKEEQEAFREEEKEEESKLEEVVDVMREEKEEQMLLKVEEEECGEKEEDKLVEEKVEEVMEEVTPTQQNAPSQPPAHPLSSHLQSHQPPSLHQTARRNTSGLLVTTCMVRVRWRLTLDRERRQTRRLTDRNVVIQALTFTASSSMMTTTFY; translated from the exons ATGTTGCTCTGCTGTTTTCGAACAGAAATCGAGGACGACAAGTCCAACCACGAGCCCCACCTTAAAACAAAGAGCTCTAAGAAGGAGAAGAGGAAGAATAAgaagaggtggtggtggagaaaTGTAGAGGAGAGGGACAAGAGGATGGAGGAGGTGGAAGTGAAGGAGGTGAAGATGAAGGAGGAGCATGAAGCGAGAGCTAAGGAGAAATACACaatggaggaggagaaagtGTTGGAGGAAGAGGATAAAGTGGAGCTCATAGTGAAGGGGTTAGACAAGTTTATGGATGAGATCAAGCGTCTAAGGATGAAGGTCAGAGAGAAGGAGGTGGAGAAAGTGAtggaggagaagaaggaggacGTATTAGAGGAGGTGAAGTTGGTGGAAGAAAAGATGAAGGAGGAACAGGAGGCCttcagagaggaagagaaggaggaggagtctaaattggaggaggtggtggatgttatgagagaagagaaggaggagcaGATGTTgctgaaggtggaggaggaggag tgtggagagaaagaggaggacaagctggtggaggaaaaggtggaggaggtgatGGAGGAGGTCACACCCACACAACAGAATG CTCCATCTCAGCCTCCGGCCCACCCTCTGTCCTCACACCTCCAGAGTCACCAGCCACCAAGCCTCCACCAAACTGCCCGCAGAAACACAAGTG GCCTTCTGGTGACCACATGTATGGTCAGGGTTAGGTGGCGCTTGACACTCGATAGAGAACGAAGGCAGACCAGGAGGCTCACCGATAGGAACG ttGTGATCCAGGCTCTGACATTCACAGCCTCCTCCTCCATGATGACCACCACTTTCTACTGA
- the LOC136701687 gene encoding merozoite surface protein 9-like, producing the protein MKVREKEVEKVMEEKKEDVLEEVKLVEEKMKEEQEAFREEEKEEESKLEEVVDVMREEKEEQMLLKVEEEECGEKEEDKLVEEKVEEVMEEVTPTQQNAPSQPPAHPLSSHLQSHQQVTVHQAGRRNTSGLLVTTCMVRVRWRLTLDRERRQTRRLTDRNVVIQALTFTASSSMMTTTFY; encoded by the exons ATGAAGGTCAGAGAGAAGGAGGTGGAGAAAGTGAtggaggagaagaaggaggacGTATTAGAGGAGGTGAAGTTGGTGGAAGAAAAGATGAAGGAGGAACAGGAGGCCttcagagaggaagagaaggaggaggagtctaaattggaggaggtggtggatgttatgagagaagagaaggaggagcaGATGTTgctgaaggtggaggaggaggag tgtggagagaaagaggaggacaagctggtggaggaaaaggtggaggaggtgatGGAGGAGGTCACACCCACACAACAGAATG CTCCATCTCAGCCTCCGGCCCACCCTCTGTCCTCACACCTCCAGAGTCACCAGCAGGTGACCGTCCACCAAGCTGGCCGCAGAAACACAAGTG GCCTTCTGGTGACCACATGTATGGTCAGGGTTAGGTGGCGCTTGACACTCGATCGAGAACGAAGGCAGACCAGGAGGCTCACCGATAGGAACG ttGTGATCCAGGCTCTGACATTCACAGCCTCCTCCTCCATGATGACCACCACTTTCTACTGA